AGCGCTGGGCCGACAAGCCCGAGGCCGGCCGCGACTTCTCCCAGTACATGAAGGTCAAGTCGCGCCTGACCGTCCCGGCGATCGTGGACGCCGTCCCGGTGCCCGAGGGCGCCAAGCGCCTGCTCGACCTCGGCGGTTCGCACGGCCTGCACTCCTCGGCCTTCTGCCACCGCTACCCCGAGCTGACCGCCACCATCCTCGACCTGCCCGAGGCGCTCGCCGGCACCGGCGCCGCCATCGAGGCCGAGGGCCTGACCGACCGGATCGAGCTGCGCCGCGGCAGCTTCCTCACCGACGACCTCGGCGAGGGCTACGACCTGGTCCTGCTGTTCGAGATCGTCCACAACCACCCGGACGCCACCAACCGCGACCTCGTCGCCCGCGCCGCCAAGGCGCTGCGCCCCGGCGGCAAGATCGTCATCCTGGAGGACGTGCGCGGCGACGAACTCGACGCCCACAACACGGCGTTCAGCCTCGCGATGTACGCCTGCTCGGGCGACCGCACCTACAGCCTGCCGGAGATCACCTCCTGGCTCGACGGCGCCGGCATGGCCTCCGTGGAGACCATCAAGCTGCCCTCGTCCGTCTCGCTGGTCATCGGCACCAAGTAGTCCGGGCGCCCGGATGACCAGGGGGGACGAACACGCCATGCAGATCGGCATAGCGGAACGAACGAGCACGCTCTGGCACGACGCCGTGGACCTGGCCAGCGAGGTCTACGCGACGCAGTACGGGGCCCGGGTCCGGCCGTCGCCAGAGTCCTTCATCGTCGCGCAGACCGACGAGGGCTCCGGACCGACGGTACTGGCCTGCGCCGGACTGACCTTCGGCGCCACCGAACCGCTCTTCTCGGAGCGGTACCTGGCCGGCAGCCTGGAGGAGGAGATCGAGCGGGCCCTCGGGGTGACCGTGGACCGCGGCGGCGTGGTGGAGGTCGGATCGCTCGCGACCCGCGAGCGCACGGTCGGACTCGAGGTCATCCGGGCCACCCCGATCATCGCGTGGTGCCTGGGGATGCAGTTCATCCTCGCCACCGCGACCAAGCCGCTGATCAAGCGGCTGGAGCAGACCGGGATCGGGTTCGTCCCACTCGGGCCCGCCGACCCGGCCCGGCTCGGCTCCGACGAGGAGGTCGAGCGCTGGGGCAGCTACTACGAGCAGGAGCCGGAGGTCGGCGTCATCCCGCTCAACGCGCTGGAGCGCCTGTTCACGGACGCCACCGGGCGCTACTCGATGGCCGGGGTGGCGTTCACCGTCAAGTCCGACCGGAAGGTGGCGACGTATGCGGGTCATTGAGGAGGTGCTGCGGCGCCTCGGGGAGACGGACCGGCCCCTGGTGGAGGTCCTCGACGAGGACACCGAGGCGGCCCGGGTGCTGTCCTACCGGGACGTCACCAGGGCGGCGCAGGCGCTCGTCGAGCAACTGGGCGACGGCGGCCGGCCGCGCAAGGTCGGCGTGCTGTGCGGCAACACCCCGGAGTTCGTCGTCTCCGACCTGGCCCTGCTGGCCGCCCGCATCGTCGAGGTGCCGGTCCCGCTGGCGTTCTCAGCCGAGCAGGCGGCCGGGCTGCTGGAGGACGTCGACGTCTGTCTCGTGGACGGCCTCGGCGAGCGGCGGCTGGCCGAGTGGGGGCGCGCCAACGTGCTGCCCGAGCGGTGCCGCACGGTGTCCGTGTCCTTCGACCGCCTCGCGGCACAGGACGCCGGGCCCCTGCACCTCGGCGAGACCGGGGACGACTGGGAGTGCAAGGTCATCCACACGTCCGGGACGACCTCCCGGCCCAAGGGGGTGCGGATCCGGGCCCACGCCGTCGACGCCCTGCTCGGCTCCCTGCTCTCGGTGATGCCCGAGCGCGCCTTCGCCCGCTACCTGTCGGTGGTGCCGTTCAGCCTGCTGATCGAGCAGGTCACCGGCCTGTACATGGTGCTGCTGCACGAGGGCACCCTGGTCCAACTCCCGGCCGCCATGCCGCTGGTGGGCACGGACGCCAAGGCGGTGGCCGCGGTCATGCCGTTCGTCCGCGCCGCCCGGCCGACGGCCCTGGTCGCCACGCCCGCGCTGGTCGACGAGTTCGCCGCGGCGGCCGAGGCGGCCCCCGAGGGGACGGCCGCCCGGGAGGTCTTCGGCACCGCGCAGGCCCCGCTGATCTGCTGCGGCGGCGCCCCCGTGCACCCGAACGTGCTCCAGCGACTGGAGGCGCTCGGCCTGCCCGTCCACGAGGGCTACGGGCTGTCGGAGAACAGCTCGGTCGTGGCCTGGAACACGCCGGGGGCCCGCCGCATCGGCAGCGTCGGCAAGCCGCTGCCGCACGTCCGGGTGCGCATCGCCGACGACGGCGAGCTGCTGGTCAACAGCACCTCCCTGTTCGCGGGTTACACCCGCAACGACCCCTCCAGCCTGGCGCTGGACGGCGACGGCTGGCTGCTCACCGGTGACCTCGCCCGGATCGACGAGGACGGGTTCATCCACATCACCGGCCGCAAGAAGAACGTCATCATCACCGGCACCGGCCGCAACGTCGCACCCGAGTGGGTGGAGGCCCAGTACGCCCAACTGCCCTTCGTCGACGCGGTCGCCGTCGTCGGGGACGGACTGGTCGCGCTCCGGGGCCTGTTCCTGGTACGGCCGGGCACCGACCCGGAGACGGCTCTTGAGGAGATCACCGCGTACGGGCGCGAGCACCTGTCCGACGTGGAACGCGTGGCGGACCCGGTCGTCCTGGTCTCCTCGGAGGAGGTCTACCGGCGGTTCTTCACCGTGACCGGCCGCCCGGTGCGCGCGACCGTACTCAAAGCCATCGCCGACGGAACCATCGACACCAACGGACCCGGCACCAACGGACTCGGCAACAACTGACGGGGAAACACCATGGCATCCTTCACCACCACCACTCGGTACGGCTCCGGCACCGGCCTGCTGGTCACGCCCGGCGACGCGGACACGCTGGCCGGGCTCGACCCGGCCCGGGTGATCGAGCTCCTGGCGGACGCGGGCTTCCTGCTCTTCCGCGGGTTCTCGCCGGACCTCCAGCAGTTCTCGCAGTTCGTCAAGGCGCACTCCAGCCGGATCACCCTGGACCCGGCGCGGTCCTTCCACGGCGGCGAGGTGGCCCAGAAGGTCGACGCCGGCACGGCGGCGGTGGGTCTGCACCTGGAGAACGGCAACAGCCCGTTCGGGCCCGACCTCACCTGGTTCTTCTGCGAGAAGGCCGCCTCCCAGGGCTCGCAGACCACCGTCTGCGACGGCTACCGCGTCTGGGACGAGGCGACCCCCGGTGCCCGCGAGCAGTTCGGCCAGGACATCGTGTACAGCCGCCGGGTCGAGGAGGACAAGTGGAAGGCGTTCGTCTTCCACCACCTGGGCGGCAGCAAGGAGCCCCGGGACATCACCTTCGACGACATGCGCGCGCTGGTGGCCGGCAAGGAGGACTCCACGACCATCACGCTGAACCCGGACGGCTCGATGGCGTACTCCTTCCGCACCCCCGCCGCCCGCACCACCCTGTTCGGCGAGCGGCTCTCCTGGGCGAACAGCATCTTCGGTCCCTCGTACAACTACGAGACCCCGCGGATCACCTTCGCCGAGGACGGGAACGAGCTGCCGGATACCCTCCTCGACGAGATGCGGGCGCTCACCGAGAAGGTGACCGAGGACCTCGAATGGCAGGACGGGGACGTCGCACTGATCGACAACACCCGGGTCATGCACGGCCGTCGCGCGATCCTCGACACCGACCGCACCATCTACAACGCCCAGAGCTACCTCGCCGAGGCCCTCCTGCCCGCCGGGCCCGCCCGGTGACCGCCGACGGCCTCGCGCCGAGCGCCGTGCTCCCCGACCCCCGCGTCCAGCAGGTGATCGACCGGCTGACCGACCAGGCCGGGGCGCGGGACGCCGACGTCATGAAGCGTGCGTACGCCGCCGTGGCCGACTGGTCCGAACCGCCCTCCCCGGAGCAGGCGGCGGAGCTGTGCGAGGAGGCCGCGCTGCCCGTCGACCCGCAGGTCGGCACCTACCTCTACCAGATGGTCCGGGCGCTGCGCCCGTCCCTGGTGGTGGAGTTCGGCACCTCCTTCGGCATCTCCACGCTGTACATCGCGACCGCGCTGCGCGACAACGGCACCGGCCGGGTGATCGGCTCGGAGTTCCAGCCCGGCAAGGCGCAGAAGGCCCTCGGCCACCTGACCGAGGCCGGGGTGGACCACGTCGCCGAAATCCGCGTCGGTGACGCGCGCACCGAGCTGAACGAGCTGCCGGGTCCGATCGACCTGCTGCTGCTGGACGGCTGGAAGGAGCTCTACCTGCCCGTCCTTCGGCAGCTGGAGCCCCACCTGCGGGCGGGCGCGCTCGTCGTCTCCGACAACCTGCCGATGCTGCCGACGGAGTTCCTGGCCCACGTCCGCGGGCCGGGGTACGTCTCGCAGGAGCTGGCCCTGGGCGAGGGCATCGAAGTGTCGGTGCGCCTGTCGTCCTGACGGGAGCCCGACGGTCGGATCCGACCGCACAGCCCCGGCCGGCAGGCGTCATACCCCCGAGACGCGTCTGCCGGCCGGTCCCGGCACCAACACAGCGCCAACCCGGCACCACTCGGCACCAAGCAGCACCAGCAACGTACCGCCTTGGGAAAGACAGCTCAGGAGGAACCAGCCGATGTCCCCGCTCCCCGACCGCCGTACGCTCCTTCGGGCCGGACTGGCGACGGCGGTGCCCGTCGCGGTGGCCGCCCACGCGGCCGCTCCGGCGGCGGCCGAACCGTTCAGCCTGCGGGAAGACGACGTGGTCCGCTGGATCACGGCCTACCTCGCGGCCTGGCGGAACAAGGACGCCGACGCCGCCGTCGCGCTCTTCACCCCGGACGCCGTCTACCAGGCCGTCCCCGGTGTCGCGCAGCAGACCTTCCAGGGCCGCCAGGCGATCGGCGACTACTGGCGCGGCGTCACCGCGCCGCAGTCGGACCTGTCCGCCCGGTACGGCCGGCCGATCGTCCAGGGCAACCGGGCGGTCGTCGAGCTGTGGGTGCAGCTCCAGGTGCCGGGCGACGGCGGGACCCGGCAGTGGATCACACTGATCGAGACGAACGTCCTGCGCTTCGAGGCGCCCGGGCTGGTCTCGTGCAACGTCGAGTACTGGAACCTCCAGTCCGGGCGGATCGACCCGCCCGCGGGCTGGGGGCACTGATGGACCGTCTGCTCCTGCGCGACGGCCACGTCCTCACCATGGATCCGCTCCTCGGGGACCTGCCGTGCGCCGACATCCTGGTCGAGGACGGGCGGATCGCGGCGGTGGGGCCATCCCTCGCCGCCGACGACGCGGAGGTCGTCGACGCGGCCGGGTGCATCGTGCTGCCCGGGTTCGTCGACACCCACCGGCACATGTGGCAGGCGGTGCTGCGCGGCCACGGCGCCGACCAGACGCTCGGCGAGTACTTCCGGGTCGTCCTCGGCACCCTGGGCCCCCTGATGGGCCCGCACGACCTGTACCTGGGCAACCTGCTCAGCGCGCTGAGCGCCCTGGACGCGGGCATCACCACCGTCCAGGACATCTCCAACGTCGGCAAGCCCACCCAGGACCACTCCGACGCCGTGATCGCGGGCCTCGTGGACTCCGGCATCCGGGCCCGGCACTCCTACGGACAGGGCACGGAGGCCGACCTGCGGCGCCTGCGCGCCGCCATCGGGGGCGGCGACTCGCTGGTCACCCTGGGCCTCAACGCCGAGCCCTCCGACGAACACGGCACCCGCCGCGCCTGGGCGCTCGCCGACGAGCTCGACCTGCCCATCGCCCTGCACGCCCGCGGCTACGGCACCGTCGACCGGCTGCACCGCCTCACCGGGCTGCACAAGGGCACCGTCTACATCCACGGGAACGGGCTCGGCGGCTACGACCTCGACCTCATCGCCCAGAGCGGCGGCGCGCTGTCCGTCGCGCCCGCCATCGAGATGACGATGGGCCACGGCCTGCCGCCGTTCCGCGAGGCCCGGGACGCGGGGGTGAGGACCTCGCTCAGCACGGACGTCGAGGTGGCCGCCGCGGCCGACATGTTCACCCAGATGCGGGCGGCCTTCCAGACCTCCCGCTACGCCGCCCTGCACCACGGCGGCTCCGAGCGGGATCTGCCGACCTGCCGGCAGATCCTGGAGTACGCGACGATCGGCGGGGCGAGGGCGCTGGGCCTGGAGGACCGGGTCGGGAGCCTGACCCCGGGCAAGTCGGCCGACCTGGTCGTGCTGCGCGCCGACCGGCCCGGCGTGGTGCCGGTCTACGACGCGGCCCGCACCGTCGTCTCCGCGATGGACCGCGGCGACGTCGACTCGGTGCTGGTGGCGGGCACGTTCCGCAAGCGGGCGGGCCGGCTCACCCACGCCTCCCTGGCGTCCGTCCTGGAGCAGGCCGGGGCGGTGCGCGACCGGCTCCGCCGGGAACACCGCCGCTGAGGGCCGGTCAGACCGTCCCGAGGGGGAGCTCCAGCTCGGCCCAGACCACCTTGCCGTTCCTGGTCAGCCGGCTGCCCCAGCGCTGGGCCAGCTCGCTGACCAGGAACATGCCGCGCCCGCCCTCGTCCTGCTCGGCGAACGGGCGCAGCTGCGGCGTCTGGCCGCCCGCGTCGGAGACCTCGACGGTGAGCACGCGGTCGCGGAACAGGCGCAGCCGCCGCGGGGCGTCGGCGTGCAGGAGGGCGTTCGTGACCAGCTCGCTGACCAGCAGTTCGGCGAAGTCGGTGAGCGCGGCCAGGCCCCAGCGCTGCAGCGTCTCGCGGGTGAAGCGGCGGGCCTTGCCGGGCAGGCGTCCGCCGCCGGTGAGCGGGAGGGTGGCGATCCGGTCGGCGGGCAGCGGCAGCACCCGGGCCATGATCATCGCGATGTCGTCGTCGGTGCCGTCGGTGACGAGGGCGCCGAGAACGGCGTCGCAGCTCTGCTCCAGGGTGCGGCCGGGCCCGGCGAGGGTACGGGCGAGCAGCCCGATGCCGTCGTCGATGTCCTGGCCGCGCCGCTCGACCAGGCCGTCGGTGTAGAGGGCGACCATGCCGCCCTCGGGGAGCGTGAACTCGATCGACTCGAAGGCCACCCCGCCGACGCCGAGCGGCACGCCCGGCGGCACCTCGACCTTGCGGGCGAGGCCGTCGGGGGCCACCCAGACCGGCGGGAGGTGGCCGGCCGAGGCGACCTGGACGGTGCGCTCCAGCGGGTCGTAGACGGCGCAGATGCAGGTGGCGAACTGGCCCTCGCCGATCCCCGAGGCGGTCTCGTCCAGCCGGGTCAGGACCTGCTCGGGCGGCATGTCCAGGGTGGCCAACGTGCGGGCGACGGTGCGCAGTTGGCCCATGGTGGCGGCGGCCCGGATGCCGTGGCCCATCACGTCGCCGACCACCAGGGCGACCCTGCCGCAGGACAGCGGCACGACGTCGAACCAGTCGCCGCCGACCTCGCTGACCACGCTGCTGGGCAGGTACCGGTAGGCGATCTCCAGGCCGAGCGTGCGGTGGATCTCCTGCGGCAGCAGGCTGCGCTGGAGGGTGAGCGCGGTCTCGCGCTCACGCCGGTAGAGCCGGGCGTTGTCGATGGCCAGGGCGGTGCGGGCGACGAGTTCCTCGGCGAGGGCGACGTCGGCGGCGCTGAACGGCTCTGGGTTGCGCATCCGGATGAACTCGGAGCCGCCGAGGACCATGCCCCGCGCGGTGAGCGGCACCATCAGGTACGAGTGGATGCCGGCCGCCATGCCGGGGGCGACCCGGTCCTCGCTGGCGACCAGTCCGCGCAGCACCTCGGTGTCCACGCGGGAGCGCAGCAGCGGGCGGCCGCTGCGCAGGCACTGGGTGTAGCTGCGGTCGGGGGCGTACTCGGAGGTCTCGCCGACGGTGTCGACGGCGTGCGCGAGGCCGGTCTCGTAGGACTCGCCGACGGCGACGGCCCGCAGCGTGATCGGGCGGTCGGCGGGGATGGCGGTGGGCTCGGCGCCGCGCAGCACCGGCTCCAGCAGGTCGACGGTGGCGAAGTCGGCGAACCGGGGGACGACGGCCTCGATCAGCTCCTCGGCGGTGCGCTGGAGGTCGAGGGTGGTGCCGATCCGGGCGGTGGCCTCGGCGATGGTGGCGAGACGTTCCTGCGCGCGGGCGGCGCGGGCCTCGGCCTGGAAGCGCTCGGTGACGTCGATGATCGAGGAGGCGACGCCGAAGACCCGGCCGGTGGAGTCCTCCAGCCGGAAGTAGGAGGCGGACCAGGCGCGGTCGCGCTTCGGATCCCCGGGGACCCGGCCGTGCGAGCGGGCGTCCACCACGGGCTTGCCGGTTCTGAGCACCTGTCTCATGGTCTGCTCGATCTCGGCGGTGTTGATGCCAGGCAGCACCGCGGATATCCGGCGGCCGAGGTGGGCGGCGACCGGGACGCCGTTCATCCGGGCGAGTGCCTCGTTGATCCGGACGTAGCGCAGCCGGGTGTCGTAGACGGCCATGCCGATGGGCGAGCGGCCGAAGATGCCGTCGAGGACGGCGAGGTCGGCCTCGATCTCGTGGATGGCGCGGATGTCGGAGGCGGTGGCGAGCAGCAGGAGGGTGCCGGCCGGGCCGGCGATCGGGTAGGTGCGGAACTCCAGCTCGACCCGGTGGCCGTCGCGGTGACGGACCGGGAAGACGCCGGACCAGCCGGTGCCGCCCATGATCCGCCGGAACAGGTCCAGGACCTCGGCGCGGTCGGTGTCGTCGGTGAGCAGCCGGGCGGCGTGGCTGCCGACGGCCTCCTCGGCGGTGTAGCCGAGCAGAGCCTCGGCGTCCTCGCTCCAGTGCAGGATCAGGCCGTCACCCTGGATCAGGGCGGTGGCGAGCGGGACCAGCCGGTGGCCTTCGGGACGTGCGGGGGTGTCGCCCGGCACCGGGCCGGCGGCGTCGGTCGCGTCCCACTCGTGTCCGTGCATGATCAGGCAGCACCCCGGTTCGGCTCGTGCCCGGCCGGGTGGGCCTCGCGGTCCGTGCCGGCCGGGATTCTTCTCCAGACTGCACGGACATCGGTCGCCCGGCGACCCCTTCGGTGGGGCCCGTCCGGTCGTTCCGGGTGTTCGGGCGTCATGGGCGTACCGGGCGCAGCGTACTCTCCAGAAGGCCCGCCCACTGCCGGATCACTCCGGATCGTCGGGCGCTGTCGTCGGTGAGCAGGTTGGCGAGGCCGAGTCCGCGGGCGAGGTCGAGAGTGGCCTGCACCGATTCGCGCACGCCGGGGTGGCGCTCGTCGGCGTCGAGGAACTGGACGGCGGCCCGGTGGGCCTCCCGGCCGACGTGCCCCTCCAGGGCGATGATCCGCTCGCGCAGCGGCTCCTCGGTGGCGGCGGCGGTCCACAGGTGGAGGGCGGCGCGGAACAGCGGGCCGGTGTAGAGGCGGACGATCATGTCGACGACGGCGCGGGTGCGGTCCGGGCCGGCGGCCGGCAGCTCGTCCGCGTGGGCGCGGACGGCGGCCAGCCGCTCGGCGGTGACGTGTTCGACGGCCGCGGTGAACAGGTCCTCGCGGGTCGGGAAGTGGTGCTGGGCGGCGCCCCGGGAGACTCCGGCGCGTTCGGCGACCACGGCGACGGTGGAGCCGTTCCAGCCGTGTTCGGCCAGGCAGTCCACGGCCGCCGCGAGCAGCCGGGCGCGGGTGGCGCGGCTGCGGTCCTGTTGCGGGGTGCGGGCGGCGGGGTGGCTGGTCATCGCTGCTGGCGGTTCCTGTTCCGGTGGGGGCTCGCTGGGTCGATCTTCACAGATGCGCCCCACCGCTCAGCGGGCGGCCTCCCGGGCGCGCAGTTCGCGGCGGAGGATCTTGCCGGCCGCGGACTTGGGGACGGCCTCGACGAACTCGACCGCACGGACCTTCTTGTACGGGGCGACCTGGCCGGCCACGAAGGCACTGACCTCCTCGGCGCCGAGCCCGCTGCCGGGGGTGCGGACGACGAAGGCCTTGGGGCACTCGGTGCCGTCGGCGTTCGGCACGCCGATGACGGCGGCGTCGGCGATCTCGGGATGGGCGAGCAGGACGGCCTCCAGCTCGGCGGGGGCCACCTGGTACCCCTTGTACTTGATCAGTTCCTTGACCCGGTCGACGATGTGCAGGTAGCCGCGGTCGTCGACGTAGCCGATGTCGCCGGTGTGCAGCCAGGCCTCGTCGTCGATGATGGCGGCGGTGTCGGAGGGGCGGCCGAAGTAGCCCTTCATCACCTGCGGGCCGCGGATCAGCAGCTCGCCGGGCTCGCCGGGCCCGAGGTCGGTGCCGTCGCCGTCCAGGGCGGTGACCCGCAGTTCGGTGGAGGGCAGCAGCCGGCCGACCGCGCCGGGCGAGGGGGCCGGGTCCTGCCGCGAGATCAGGTGGGAGACCGGGGACAGCTCGGTCATGCCGTAGCCCTGGAGGAGGTGCCGGAGGCCGAGGCGGCGGGCGCAGGCGCTGGCCAGTCCGTTGTCGAGCGGCGCGGCGCCGCACAGCAGGTACTCGACGGAGGACAGGTCGAAGCGTTCCACCACCGGGTGCTTGGCGAGGGCGAGCGCGATCGGCGGGGCCACGATCAGCGCCTGGACCTTCTGCTCCTCGATGGTGCGGCAGAACTGCTCCAGGTCGAAGCGGGGCAGGACGACCACCGTCGCGCCGCAGCGCAGCGGCTGGTTGAGGAGTGCGGCGAGACCGTAGATGTGGAAGAACGGCAGGACGGCGAGGACGCGTTCGCCCTCGGCGGGCCGGTAGAGGGCGTCGCACTGGGCGAGGTTGGTGGCGATCGAGCGGTGGGTGAGCATCACGCCCTTGGGCAGGCCGGTGGTGCCGCTGGAGTAGGGCAGGACGGCGACGTCCTCGCCGGGGTCGATTTCGACCTCGGGCGCGGGCCCGGTGGTGGCGAGCAGGTCGGCGAGCGAGCGGTGACCCTCGGCGCCGTCCAGGACGACGATCTCGGCGAGCGGGCGGCCCTCGGCGGCGAGCAGGTCGGCGGCCTTGCGGGCGGTGGGCAGGAGCGGGGTGACGGTGATCAGCAGGCGGGCGCCGCTGTCGCGGAGCTGGCAGGCCACTTCGCCGGGGGTGGCGAGGGAGGAGACGGTGGTGACGGTGGCGCCGGCCCGGGTGGCGCCGTAGAAGGCCATCGGGTAGCCGGTCGTGTTGGGGCTGAACAGGGCGACCACGTCGCCCTTGCGCACCCCCGCGCCGGCCAGCCCGGCGGCGACCCGGCGGACGGCCTCGGCGAGCCGCGCGTAGCTCACGCTCTCCCCGGTGACGCCGTCGACCAGGGCCGGCCGGTCGCCGTAGCGCTCGGCGGCGCCGAGTACCGCGTCATGGATCGGCAGGTCCACCGCCGGCACGTCCGGGAACTCACTGCGGAACACCAAGGTAAGCCTCCACTGAGGTAGTTGACGAGGGCTCGGGTGCCGGCGACGGGTCGACGGGGCGGCCGGCCGGGGGCGCGTTCAGGAGCATACGGACAGCGGACGGGCACCGGGCCGTTGTGGGTGACGAAGGGCGTAGCGCGCGTGGCGCGGTCGCCGCCGGGAGGGCGCCCGGCGCGACGGTGTGCACCACCGCCGCGCGCCGCCGCCTCATGTCAGCGGTCGGCCCGGGTCAGTAGGACCTGGGCAGCCCGAGGGTGTGCTGGGCAACGTAGTTGAGCACCATCTCGCGGCTGACCGGGGCGACCCGGCCGACCCGGGTGGCGGCCAGCAGCGCGCCCAGCCCGTACTCCTGGGTGAGGCCGTTGCCGCCGAGCGTCTGCACCGCCTGGTCCACGGTGCGGGCGGCGGCCTCGCCCGCCGCGTACTTGGCCATGTTGGCGGCCTCGCCGGCGGCGAGGTCCTCGCCCGCGTCGTAGAGCAGCCCGGCCTTCTGGGTCATCAGCCGGGCCAGCTCGATCTCCACCGCGCACTGGGCGAGCGGGTGGGCCAGGCCCTGGTGGGCGCCGATCGGGGTGGACCAGACGGTACGGGTCCTCGCGTACTCGACGGCCTTGCCGAGGGCCTGGCGGGCGAGGCCGAGGGAGAACGCGGCGGTGAGGATGCGCTCGGGGTTGAGGCCGGCGAAGAGCTGGAGCAGGCCCGCGTTCTCGTCGCCGACCAGGGCGTCGGCGGGCAGCCGGACGTCGTCCAGGAAGACCTGGAACTGCTTCTCGGGGGCGACGAGTTCCATCGGGATCGCCCGGTACTCGAAGCCAGGGGTGTCGCGGGGGACGACGAACAGGCAGGGCTTGAGCTTTCCGGTGGTCGCGTCCGCGGTGCGGGCGACGAACAGCACCGCGTCGGAGTGGTCGATGCCGGAGACGAACACCTTGCGGCCGGTGAGCAGCCAGTCCTCGCCGTCCCGGCGGGCGACGGTGGAGATCCGGTGCGAGTTGGAGCCGGCGTCCGGCTCGGTGATGCCGAAGGCCATCTTCCGGCTGCCGTCGGCGAGTCCGGGCAGCCAGCGCTCCTTCTGCCGCTCGGTGCCGTAGCGGGCTATGACCGTGCCGCAGATCGCCGGGGAGACGATCAGCAGGAGCAACGGGCAGCCGGCGGTGCCCAGTTCCTCCAGGACGATGGCGAGGTCGGTGATGCCGCCGCCCCCGCCGCCGTACTCGACGGGCAGGTTGACGCCGAGGTAGCCGGCCTTGCCGGCGTCGGCCCACAGTTCGTCGGCGGGCTCGCCGGCGCGGGCCTTGGCGAGGTAGTAGGCGGAGCCGTAGCGGCGGCCGAGGTCGGCGACGGCCTTTCGCAGGGCCCGGCGTTCGGGGGTTTCGAGGAGCTGGCTGCCGATGGTGGACATGCGGGGTCCTTCCTCAGGCGGTGGCGGGGTGGACCACGGCGAGCAGGGTGCCGAGTTCGACCTGCTGGCCGGGGGTGGCGCGGAGTTCGACGAGGGTGCCGTCGGCGGGGGCGGTGACGCGGTGCTCCATCTTCATCGCCTCCAGGAAGAGCAGCGGCTGGCCCGCGGTGACGGTGTCGCCGACGGCCGCCGTGGTGCGGGTGACGGTGCCGGGCATCGGGGCGAGCAGGGCGCCCGGGTCGGTCTGCGCGGCGGGATCGGGGAATCGGGGGACGGCGATGAGCGCCGTGGTGCCGCCCGGGGTGTCGACGTACACCTCGTCGCCGTAGCGGGCGATGCGGTAGGTGCGCCGGACGGTGCCCTCGCGCAGGGCGACCCGGTCCGCGGCGGCCTCGACGAGCACCGTCTCCGGGTGGTCGTCGGCGCGCAGGCCGTCCCGGGTGAGGCGGTAGCGCACCTCCAACTCGCCTCCGTCGGCCGCCCGGTAGCGCTTGACCTGCGGCTGGGACGGCAGATTGCGCCAGCCGGAGGGCAGCGGGGTGCGGCGGGCGGCGGCGTCGGCGAGGGCGGCGGCCAGGGCGGCGCGGGCGGTGTCCTTGCCGTCCGGGGCGGTGAGTTCGGCCGCGTGTTCAGCCAGGAAGCCGGTGTGCAGCCGGCCCGCCAGGAAGGCCGGGTGCCGCAGCGCGCGGACCAGCGACTCCCGGTTGGTGGCGGGCCCGTGGAGGCGGACGCGGGCCAGCGCGTCGGCCAGGCGGCGGGCTGCGGCCGGGCGGCTCGGGGCCCAGGCGATCACCTTCGCGAGCATCGCGTCGTAGTGCGGGGTGACGGCACTGCCGTCCTCGACGCCGGAGTCGAGCCGGATGCCGCGGCCGGTGAACGCCTCGTACGGGACGGTGAGTTCGATGTGGTGCAGGGTGCCGGTGGCGGGCTGC
The nucleotide sequence above comes from Streptomyces kaniharaensis. Encoded proteins:
- a CDS encoding AMP-binding protein; translated protein: MRVIEEVLRRLGETDRPLVEVLDEDTEAARVLSYRDVTRAAQALVEQLGDGGRPRKVGVLCGNTPEFVVSDLALLAARIVEVPVPLAFSAEQAAGLLEDVDVCLVDGLGERRLAEWGRANVLPERCRTVSVSFDRLAAQDAGPLHLGETGDDWECKVIHTSGTTSRPKGVRIRAHAVDALLGSLLSVMPERAFARYLSVVPFSLLIEQVTGLYMVLLHEGTLVQLPAAMPLVGTDAKAVAAVMPFVRAARPTALVATPALVDEFAAAAEAAPEGTAAREVFGTAQAPLICCGGAPVHPNVLQRLEALGLPVHEGYGLSENSSVVAWNTPGARRIGSVGKPLPHVRVRIADDGELLVNSTSLFAGYTRNDPSSLALDGDGWLLTGDLARIDEDGFIHITGRKKNVIITGTGRNVAPEWVEAQYAQLPFVDAVAVVGDGLVALRGLFLVRPGTDPETALEEITAYGREHLSDVERVADPVVLVSSEEVYRRFFTVTGRPVRATVLKAIADGTIDTNGPGTNGLGNN
- a CDS encoding nuclear transport factor 2 family protein — its product is MSPLPDRRTLLRAGLATAVPVAVAAHAAAPAAAEPFSLREDDVVRWITAYLAAWRNKDADAAVALFTPDAVYQAVPGVAQQTFQGRQAIGDYWRGVTAPQSDLSARYGRPIVQGNRAVVELWVQLQVPGDGGTRQWITLIETNVLRFEAPGLVSCNVEYWNLQSGRIDPPAGWGH
- a CDS encoding O-methyltransferase, giving the protein MTADGLAPSAVLPDPRVQQVIDRLTDQAGARDADVMKRAYAAVADWSEPPSPEQAAELCEEAALPVDPQVGTYLYQMVRALRPSLVVEFGTSFGISTLYIATALRDNGTGRVIGSEFQPGKAQKALGHLTEAGVDHVAEIRVGDARTELNELPGPIDLLLLDGWKELYLPVLRQLEPHLRAGALVVSDNLPMLPTEFLAHVRGPGYVSQELALGEGIEVSVRLSS
- a CDS encoding TauD/TfdA family dioxygenase, which produces MASFTTTTRYGSGTGLLVTPGDADTLAGLDPARVIELLADAGFLLFRGFSPDLQQFSQFVKAHSSRITLDPARSFHGGEVAQKVDAGTAAVGLHLENGNSPFGPDLTWFFCEKAASQGSQTTVCDGYRVWDEATPGAREQFGQDIVYSRRVEEDKWKAFVFHHLGGSKEPRDITFDDMRALVAGKEDSTTITLNPDGSMAYSFRTPAARTTLFGERLSWANSIFGPSYNYETPRITFAEDGNELPDTLLDEMRALTEKVTEDLEWQDGDVALIDNTRVMHGRRAILDTDRTIYNAQSYLAEALLPAGPAR
- a CDS encoding methyltransferase, with product MFNTTTDAELEGNPIDDVIGGSIKYAAMTAAAKLGIFRALEEGPKSLADLATAIGASESGTQAVADVVAVLGWLEYQDGVYANGPLAKRWLVSGSELDFTPALLWAYELINVLWDLPQAVRDGKPAQSLWERWADKPEAGRDFSQYMKVKSRLTVPAIVDAVPVPEGAKRLLDLGGSHGLHSSAFCHRYPELTATILDLPEALAGTGAAIEAEGLTDRIELRRGSFLTDDLGEGYDLVLLFEIVHNHPDATNRDLVARAAKALRPGGKIVILEDVRGDELDAHNTAFSLAMYACSGDRTYSLPEITSWLDGAGMASVETIKLPSSVSLVIGTK
- a CDS encoding thermostable hemolysin, whose product is MTRGDEHAMQIGIAERTSTLWHDAVDLASEVYATQYGARVRPSPESFIVAQTDEGSGPTVLACAGLTFGATEPLFSERYLAGSLEEEIERALGVTVDRGGVVEVGSLATRERTVGLEVIRATPIIAWCLGMQFILATATKPLIKRLEQTGIGFVPLGPADPARLGSDEEVERWGSYYEQEPEVGVIPLNALERLFTDATGRYSMAGVAFTVKSDRKVATYAGH